The Stygiolobus azoricus genome window below encodes:
- a CDS encoding molybdopterin molybdotransferase MoeA, translating into MLIPLSEARKLIDNTDFRKAPTKRKSIYDAVGEVVGEDVYAIKNIPDTNLSAMDGFAFRVSDYKKYGELKIVGSLHPSSSEIPELKEGEAYYVTTGSPIPKGADAVARIEASKIMGERVKFVEEVFEGKDIKFVGEDISEGSLIISKGEILTPYHLGILTIQGIREINVVNVKSCVIASGDEIVPYYENGKIPDSISPILLYLLGKFGESKYFGVIKDNKEEIINAMKKLSEECSYIVLIGGSSMGDKDYSKKVIREMGSLLFEGVAVNVIKRGGVGVIGDIPVINLPGQVVSAITVFHEHGLHILSRMIGKEVRKFSYYFLDQDISVKHKMDSVFLFRTEGVYAKPLRWGTGLYSELAKANAFGILTRGKTYKRGETVELQQFLI; encoded by the coding sequence ATGCTAATACCGTTAAGCGAAGCGAGAAAGCTTATAGATAATACTGACTTCAGAAAAGCTCCTACTAAGAGAAAAAGCATATATGATGCCGTAGGCGAGGTAGTAGGTGAAGACGTATATGCAATTAAGAATATACCGGATACAAACCTCTCTGCCATGGATGGTTTTGCATTTAGAGTTAGCGACTACAAGAAATATGGAGAACTAAAAATCGTAGGCTCACTTCACCCCTCCTCTTCTGAAATTCCAGAACTGAAAGAAGGAGAAGCGTATTATGTAACTACCGGTTCCCCCATACCGAAAGGTGCAGACGCAGTAGCAAGAATCGAAGCTAGTAAAATAATGGGCGAAAGGGTCAAGTTTGTAGAGGAAGTGTTCGAAGGAAAGGACATTAAATTTGTTGGAGAAGACATATCGGAAGGGAGCCTTATAATAAGTAAGGGAGAAATTTTAACTCCTTACCATCTAGGAATTCTAACAATACAAGGGATCAGAGAAATAAATGTAGTAAATGTGAAAAGTTGTGTCATAGCATCAGGAGACGAGATAGTACCTTATTATGAAAATGGAAAGATCCCTGATTCTATTTCACCTATTCTTCTGTACTTATTAGGGAAATTCGGAGAAAGTAAGTACTTTGGTGTCATCAAGGACAATAAAGAAGAGATCATTAACGCTATGAAAAAACTCTCGGAGGAATGCAGCTATATAGTCCTCATTGGCGGGTCTTCAATGGGAGACAAGGACTACTCAAAGAAAGTAATAAGGGAGATGGGTTCATTGTTATTTGAAGGAGTTGCTGTAAACGTAATAAAAAGAGGAGGTGTAGGTGTGATAGGAGACATTCCAGTAATTAACCTTCCTGGGCAAGTGGTTTCTGCAATCACAGTATTCCACGAGCACGGTTTACATATATTATCGAGAATGATAGGAAAAGAAGTGAGGAAATTCTCCTACTATTTCCTTGATCAGGATATAAGCGTAAAGCACAAGATGGATTCCGTCTTCTTATTCAGAACTGAGGGAGTATATGCAAAGCCATTGAGGTGGGGTACAGGTCTTTATAGTGAACTTGCTAAGGCAAACGCTTTTGGTATATTAACTAGAGGTAAAACATATAAAAGAGGAGAAACCGTTGAGTTACAGCAATTCCTCATTTGA
- the mobB gene encoding molybdopterin-guanine dinucleotide biosynthesis protein B, producing the protein MNKCIIQVIGKKDSGKTLTIEKAVKELKSLGFSIAVIKHSHHEIDLQGKDTFRFWEAGSDYVVFLNQKGIIMGRFSVKDILEIIPADVILIEGYKDEQFGRLFEITKPEESDLISRKIIDYVKECTTKSYTHRYKLVGDSGKELDFKDPRVLTLYNLMRSLNLSEVRIDKGS; encoded by the coding sequence ATGAATAAATGCATAATTCAGGTAATAGGAAAGAAGGACTCAGGTAAGACTCTAACGATAGAAAAAGCAGTTAAGGAATTAAAGAGCCTTGGGTTCTCTATTGCTGTAATTAAGCATTCTCACCACGAGATCGATCTTCAAGGCAAAGACACTTTCAGGTTTTGGGAGGCAGGATCTGATTATGTGGTATTTCTTAACCAAAAAGGCATAATAATGGGCAGGTTCAGCGTTAAGGATATATTAGAAATAATCCCCGCGGATGTCATCTTAATTGAGGGTTATAAGGATGAACAGTTTGGTAGACTCTTTGAGATCACCAAACCGGAGGAATCCGATCTTATTTCACGAAAAATAATTGATTACGTTAAAGAATGCACTACCAAAAGTTATACTCATCGGTATAAATTGGTAGGCGACAGTGGAAAGGAACTCGACTTTAAGGATCCGCGTGTATTAACGTTATATAATTTAATGAGAAGCTTAAACTTAAGTGAAGTTAGGATTGATAAAGGGTCATGA
- a CDS encoding CBS domain-containing protein, translating into MKLGLIKGHDVIAITEESYITDAIFFMNTNRIRRIAVLRDREIIGLFTVEEALYHILYNEADERLKEARLKPVIKSNPSLSEIIRDMLSNKVDAVFIEGDGGLKIVTYKDVIKEVKWDNAHDSISSISKQAIVVPPYARIRTAASVMINNGIRHVPVYEGDLYGIVSARDIVYGYPELDLNSDVSKIMIPEVYNVSGNTPINVVVKDLLRLNIGSAIVNKREIVTLKDLIEYASRNLIKE; encoded by the coding sequence GTGAAGTTAGGATTGATAAAGGGTCATGATGTAATAGCGATAACAGAGGAGTCATATATTACAGATGCCATATTTTTTATGAACACAAACAGGATAAGAAGGATTGCTGTGCTACGGGATAGGGAGATAATAGGTCTGTTCACAGTAGAGGAAGCGTTATACCACATCTTATATAATGAGGCAGATGAGAGGCTTAAGGAGGCAAGGCTTAAACCTGTCATAAAGTCTAACCCATCGTTAAGTGAGATAATTAGGGACATGCTAAGTAACAAAGTAGATGCAGTATTTATAGAAGGAGATGGTGGGCTAAAGATCGTTACATATAAGGACGTAATAAAAGAGGTAAAGTGGGATAACGCACATGATAGTATATCTTCAATATCTAAACAAGCTATCGTAGTACCCCCTTATGCTAGGATCAGGACAGCAGCTAGTGTTATGATAAATAACGGAATTAGGCATGTTCCCGTATACGAGGGGGATTTGTATGGGATAGTATCTGCAAGGGATATTGTGTACGGTTATCCGGAACTGGACTTAAATAGTGATGTAAGTAAGATTATGATCCCTGAAGTTTACAATGTCTCGGGAAATACGCCAATTAATGTTGTAGTTAAGGATTTATTAAGACTAAATATAGGTAGTGCTATTGTGAATAAAAGAGAGATCGTAACTTTAAAAGATCTAATAGAATATGCCTCAAGAAATTTAATAAAGGAATAA
- a CDS encoding class I SAM-dependent methyltransferase — translation MLNLFRCPIDGSRFKDKWICENGHSFTEIDGIIDFMNDEKVENPDILEKVAGVYEQLWAPIGMFLTSGGKTYSSIMRSTGEYVSGNLVIDIGTGTGKLFDYTKCEVCIGIDISTKFLRILKRKRSNVIAVRANANRLPFNNEIADGISAMFVLHMIPSKAVVLNEIFRVLKGKGKFVSSVLTNNNSFSRFLAKWWKLELFSVDYYVKLLKEVGFEKIEYQKIGAWTLFKCAKP, via the coding sequence ATGCTTAATCTTTTTCGCTGTCCTATTGACGGCTCACGCTTTAAGGACAAATGGATTTGTGAGAACGGTCATTCGTTTACGGAAATAGATGGGATAATAGACTTCATGAATGACGAAAAAGTCGAGAACCCTGACATATTAGAGAAAGTAGCAGGGGTTTATGAGCAATTATGGGCTCCTATTGGTATGTTTTTAACTTCTGGTGGGAAGACATACTCGTCTATAATGAGAAGCACAGGAGAATATGTATCAGGAAATCTTGTAATTGATATAGGAACTGGTACTGGAAAATTATTCGACTATACTAAATGCGAAGTATGTATTGGAATAGATATTTCGACTAAATTTCTGAGAATTCTGAAGAGAAAAAGAAGTAATGTAATAGCAGTTAGAGCTAATGCAAATAGATTACCCTTTAATAACGAGATAGCTGACGGCATATCGGCTATGTTTGTCTTGCATATGATCCCTTCGAAAGCCGTAGTGTTAAATGAAATTTTCAGAGTGTTAAAGGGAAAAGGTAAGTTTGTCTCATCTGTATTGACTAATAATAATTCGTTCAGTAGGTTTCTTGCAAAATGGTGGAAATTAGAACTGTTTTCAGTAGACTATTATGTCAAATTATTAAAGGAGGTAGGATTTGAAAAAATAGAATATCAGAAAATCGGTGCTTGGACTTTATTTAAATGTGCCAAGCCTTAA
- a CDS encoding metal-dependent transcriptional regulator: METEELSEPLENYLKEIYELEELRGYARVSDLITIFRISPGTISKALNRLEKLGLIIRKDKKILLSDDGKRIAERLIKAHRLSERLLTDILGLDWIRAHQIAHRLEHIWPDDVLEKIDSVLNYPKTCPHGHPIPGRGVIKGEIMTNIKPGEVVEVLMIVKEEEWILAKASEVGLLPGSRFRIVEKKDNGDIVLEDMSGKKYEIPKVLAEQVMVNGKPNGA, encoded by the coding sequence ATGGAAACCGAGGAATTATCGGAACCTCTGGAAAATTATCTGAAAGAAATTTATGAGCTTGAGGAATTGAGAGGCTACGCTAGAGTCTCCGACCTGATCACTATTTTTCGGATTTCCCCCGGGACTATAAGTAAAGCTTTGAATAGGCTGGAAAAACTAGGATTAATCATCAGAAAAGATAAGAAAATTTTACTTTCAGACGATGGAAAAAGAATAGCTGAAAGGCTCATCAAAGCTCATAGGCTTTCAGAGAGACTCCTCACTGACATTTTAGGTTTGGACTGGATAAGAGCTCACCAAATAGCTCACAGGCTCGAACATATATGGCCTGACGATGTGTTGGAGAAAATAGATTCAGTATTAAACTATCCCAAGACATGTCCTCACGGACATCCGATACCAGGAAGAGGAGTTATAAAAGGAGAGATAATGACTAATATTAAACCAGGAGAGGTAGTTGAGGTTCTAATGATCGTTAAGGAGGAAGAATGGATTCTAGCTAAAGCTAGTGAAGTAGGTCTTCTTCCTGGCAGTAGGTTCAGAATTGTAGAAAAGAAAGATAATGGTGATATAGTCTTAGAGGATATGAGCGGAAAAAAGTACGAGATACCTAAAGTTCTAGCTGAACAAGTGATGGTAAATGGAAAGCCTAACGGAGCTTGA
- a CDS encoding DUF2250 domain-containing protein, producing the protein MESLTELEKKILVHIYKYGPDNPWYMARRLLGESGWAPKYNEDEIEKACKDLEDKGLLQRFQGALKRSVTSSVKPWLKVKAKELDHKPKGIYYDLTKKGKKLASELYKDYFKKD; encoded by the coding sequence ATGGAAAGCCTAACGGAGCTTGAAAAGAAGATATTAGTTCATATTTATAAATACGGCCCAGATAACCCTTGGTATATGGCTAGAAGACTGCTAGGAGAGTCGGGATGGGCACCTAAATATAACGAAGACGAGATCGAGAAAGCCTGTAAAGACCTAGAGGACAAAGGTTTATTACAGAGATTTCAAGGGGCACTTAAGAGAAGCGTAACATCCTCGGTTAAACCTTGGCTTAAAGTAAAAGCTAAGGAGTTGGATCATAAGCCTAAAGGGATATATTACGACTTAACTAAAAAGGGAAAGAAACTAGCGTCTGAGCTATATAAGGACTACTTTAAGAAGGATTAG
- a CDS encoding glycerate 2-kinase: protein MFLDSKVKEIVKRILDYSDSYKALSSKVRISNGEINVEGHSFRTQKPLLVAVGKSALKVTRFFLDKMKIENGIVITPKGHTNVKLPLEVLESSHPDITESSYEAGKKVINLLLKEDYDLLIFLISGGASALMEYSDISLNYLKEINKALVTSGLSIEEINIVRKHLSLIKGGWLAQYSKSPILTLVVSDVPGGDLSSVGSGPTILDFSTKEEAERIMKDIGLEKYAGFLKETPKTLKVKSYIFKILDIETVLTRLKSDIENSEILSSEVRGDAYSFGVQLAGIANTQFRVSKGRKVLLFGGEPDVKITGKYGKGGRNGEVCLGFLKYIKANARLYAIATDGIDGNSEYAGCYMNNELKISSVDIHNALINHSSYELLEKYGVTIKTGFTGDNVNNVYILEIGE from the coding sequence ATGTTTTTGGACAGTAAAGTGAAAGAAATTGTGAAAAGAATACTTGATTATAGTGACTCTTATAAGGCTTTATCAAGCAAGGTAAGAATTTCCAACGGGGAAATAAACGTAGAAGGTCACTCTTTTAGAACTCAAAAGCCTCTTCTCGTGGCTGTTGGTAAGTCTGCCTTAAAAGTGACAAGATTTTTCCTCGATAAAATGAAAATAGAAAACGGTATTGTAATTACACCGAAAGGTCACACTAACGTCAAACTACCCTTAGAGGTGTTAGAATCCTCGCACCCGGATATTACAGAGAGTAGTTACGAAGCGGGTAAAAAAGTCATCAATTTGTTACTTAAGGAAGATTATGACTTGTTGATTTTCCTTATCTCTGGTGGAGCTTCAGCTCTAATGGAGTATTCAGATATTTCTTTAAATTATCTTAAAGAAATTAATAAGGCTCTGGTTACATCGGGTTTAAGTATTGAAGAAATAAATATTGTAAGGAAACATCTTTCTCTCATTAAAGGTGGTTGGTTAGCACAGTACTCAAAATCTCCTATTTTAACGTTGGTTGTCAGTGACGTACCTGGAGGTGATCTTTCGAGCGTGGGCAGTGGGCCTACAATTTTAGACTTCTCTACAAAAGAGGAGGCAGAGAGGATTATGAAAGATATAGGCTTAGAAAAATATGCGGGGTTTCTGAAAGAGACACCGAAGACGTTAAAAGTAAAAAGCTACATCTTTAAGATTCTCGACATCGAAACTGTGTTAACTAGATTAAAGTCTGATATAGAGAATTCAGAGATATTAAGTAGCGAAGTGAGAGGTGATGCGTATTCGTTTGGTGTTCAATTAGCAGGTATAGCGAATACTCAGTTCAGGGTTTCGAAAGGAAGAAAAGTCCTGTTATTTGGAGGCGAACCCGACGTAAAGATAACCGGGAAATATGGAAAAGGAGGAAGAAATGGTGAAGTTTGCTTGGGCTTTCTTAAATATATTAAAGCTAATGCAAGGCTTTATGCCATCGCCACTGACGGTATTGATGGAAATAGTGAATATGCAGGTTGTTATATGAATAACGAGCTAAAAATTAGTAGTGTAGATATCCATAATGCGTTAATAAACCATTCGTCCTATGAACTTCTTGAGAAATACGGTGTCACAATAAAAACTGGTTTTACGGGAGACAATGTTAACAATGTGTATATATTGGAAATAGGAGAGTAA
- a CDS encoding extracellular solute-binding protein, with amino-acid sequence MNKRTKIFKAISSYIIIAIVVIAVIVIAGVLLLYHPSSSSSISSTSSMSSTYSSLMTTSSTSSSSSVTTPPSANNTVVVYVAGAYLSIFKYLAQQFEKQYGIPVDINPGGSFGLAAEIAHGAPADVFVPVAYIQAVELEGQNNPGWAIAFISDQMALVYSNYTTMNPYWNQLYSNYTMAMKTNSTKYWYNFFYLLTTKFSLGISNPSSDPEGLYGYLILKMAGYLYANKSFDYFIHLANESNVIHSALTTADFVAPLKAGELDFVFSYKSYAISQHLDYLQLPPWLSFGYYPNETSWYSFFFYKITVNGQTLKIYGNPVYLYITIPKNAPNQQLALKFIQFVITNVNELAMFGVTPIVHPVLFYESQSDVPPQIMNLLNEGVLTYGGNFTAV; translated from the coding sequence ATGAATAAACGTACAAAAATCTTTAAGGCAATATCTTCCTATATAATAATAGCAATAGTTGTTATAGCAGTAATAGTAATAGCAGGTGTTCTATTACTATATCATCCATCTAGCAGTTCTAGTATCTCTTCAACATCATCAATGTCATCTACGTATTCTTCTTTGATGACCACCAGTTCAACCTCCTCTAGTTCATCGGTTACAACACCTCCATCAGCTAATAATACTGTAGTAGTTTATGTTGCTGGTGCCTATTTATCGATATTTAAATATTTAGCTCAACAATTTGAGAAGCAATACGGTATTCCAGTTGATATTAACCCCGGTGGTTCTTTTGGACTAGCGGCTGAGATTGCACATGGAGCTCCTGCAGATGTCTTTGTTCCGGTAGCTTATATTCAGGCTGTTGAGTTAGAAGGGCAGAACAACCCAGGTTGGGCAATTGCCTTTATATCAGACCAGATGGCTTTAGTATATTCTAACTACACTACGATGAACCCATATTGGAACCAGCTATACAGTAACTATACAATGGCAATGAAGACTAACAGTACTAAGTACTGGTATAACTTCTTCTATCTACTAACTACTAAGTTTAGTCTAGGTATATCCAACCCTAGCTCGGATCCAGAGGGATTATACGGTTATCTGATCCTAAAAATGGCTGGCTACCTCTATGCAAATAAGTCCTTTGATTACTTTATACACTTAGCTAATGAAAGTAATGTAATTCATAGTGCACTTACTACTGCTGACTTTGTAGCCCCATTAAAGGCTGGAGAACTCGACTTTGTCTTCTCCTATAAGTCCTATGCAATATCTCAACACCTAGACTATTTGCAATTACCACCATGGCTAAGTTTCGGTTATTATCCTAATGAGACAAGCTGGTATAGCTTCTTCTTCTATAAAATAACAGTAAACGGACAAACTCTAAAGATATACGGTAACCCAGTGTATTTGTATATAACCATACCGAAGAATGCACCAAACCAACAGTTGGCACTAAAGTTTATACAATTCGTGATTACAAATGTCAATGAGTTAGCGATGTTCGGCGTTACTCCTATAGTCCACCCAGTTTTGTTCTACGAATCACAGTCAGATGTACCACCACAAATTATGAATTTGTTGAATGAGGGAGTATTAACATATGGTGGTAACTTCACGGCTGTCTAA
- a CDS encoding ABC transporter permease — translation MVVTSRLSKVISFFLSILLVIPIIYLVIYGYGPFYVRSVAFGKELISAIELSYFSSAIAIGVIIFLFTPLAYFLARNRNPIIESIVDIPASIPHPLVGIALVFIDSPTNIIGKFLTSHGINFYYSYLGLILALIIVSAPVYIRSMQSYFEGLPLSYEQYAMSLGYSELSVYFKMIFPMSVGGIISSGLTSMARAISEFGSIAIIAPFVQGWIFNGDCVASVYIYNEYQTYFNASITASATLILFSLILLAAARVSRLLLIKKGYIYY, via the coding sequence ATGGTGGTAACTTCACGGCTGTCTAAGGTAATATCTTTTTTTCTATCCATCCTTTTAGTAATCCCAATAATATATTTAGTAATTTACGGTTATGGACCTTTTTATGTTAGATCAGTAGCCTTTGGAAAGGAGTTAATAAGTGCTATAGAACTTTCCTATTTTTCCTCCGCTATCGCTATAGGCGTTATTATTTTCTTGTTTACACCATTGGCTTACTTTCTAGCCAGAAATAGAAACCCTATAATAGAAAGTATAGTAGATATCCCAGCTTCAATACCTCACCCGCTCGTGGGAATAGCCTTAGTATTCATAGATAGTCCCACTAACATAATAGGTAAATTCTTAACTTCTCATGGTATCAATTTCTACTACTCGTATCTCGGGCTTATCCTAGCCTTAATTATAGTCTCAGCTCCCGTGTATATCCGATCGATGCAGAGTTACTTCGAGGGCTTACCGTTATCATATGAGCAATACGCTATGAGTTTGGGTTACTCTGAACTCAGTGTTTACTTTAAAATGATCTTTCCTATGTCTGTTGGAGGAATAATCTCATCAGGACTGACTTCAATGGCTAGAGCGATAAGCGAATTCGGTTCTATTGCAATCATCGCTCCGTTCGTTCAAGGATGGATCTTTAACGGAGATTGTGTAGCCTCAGTATATATTTATAACGAGTATCAGACGTATTTTAATGCGTCTATAACTGCATCAGCGACTTTGATTCTCTTCTCCTTAATATTGTTAGCTGCAGCAAGAGTATCTAGGCTACTTCTCATTAAGAAGGGATACATTTATTACTAA
- the tpiA gene encoding triose-phosphate isomerase — protein MKPPIILINYKAYENSYGEKGMEISKKIEKVSKEYGVPIIVSVPATMIYRLSKETELIVYAQHVDGLDHGAKTGSILPEMVKDAGGKGSLLNHSERRIRLDEIHDAIIRMRKLGMESVVCVDRYELVHSMGILNPDAILIEPPELIGTGIAVSKAKPEVITRAVDEIKKVKGVYLIAGAGITSGEDVYKAIELGADGIGVASAVMKAKDPEKVVSDLVSQALKAIDKRGF, from the coding sequence ATGAAACCGCCAATTATTTTAATAAATTACAAAGCGTATGAGAATTCTTACGGAGAAAAAGGGATGGAAATCTCTAAGAAGATCGAGAAGGTAAGTAAGGAGTATGGAGTTCCTATAATAGTTTCTGTTCCAGCAACAATGATATATAGACTCAGTAAAGAAACTGAACTAATAGTATACGCACAGCATGTCGATGGATTAGATCACGGTGCTAAAACTGGATCAATTCTTCCTGAAATGGTAAAGGACGCTGGAGGGAAAGGCTCGTTACTAAACCACAGCGAAAGGAGAATTAGATTAGACGAAATCCATGATGCAATTATAAGGATGAGAAAACTAGGAATGGAAAGTGTAGTTTGTGTAGATAGATACGAATTAGTTCATTCTATGGGAATATTAAACCCTGACGCAATACTCATCGAACCACCAGAACTTATTGGTACCGGAATCGCTGTCTCTAAAGCAAAACCTGAAGTTATTACCAGGGCGGTAGACGAAATAAAGAAAGTTAAGGGAGTTTACCTTATAGCGGGAGCTGGAATTACGAGCGGTGAAGACGTATACAAGGCTATAGAGCTTGGTGCTGATGGAATAGGAGTAGCAAGTGCTGTAATGAAAGCTAAAGACCCAGAAAAGGTTGTAAGCGATTTGGTGTCTCAAGCCTTAAAAGCAATAGATAAGAGGGGATTTTAG
- a CDS encoding DUF429 domain-containing protein — protein MKFCGIDLAVKRPSTFGVLRGDIIEVYEGDEDLILQLCATSEIVAIDSPLSYSKGFRDVDKQMIKRGYRVLPPSWMESLVAKAIKLSNLLRGTVIETHPTSSLKNIGLDWRRYNVKKDVIDAVVATLVSLFYAKGEAMEIRGLDGAIYLLPKKKIEIFKLSKNIFTFLE, from the coding sequence TTGAAGTTTTGCGGAATAGATTTAGCTGTAAAGAGACCTTCAACATTCGGAGTCCTGAGAGGAGACATAATAGAAGTTTATGAAGGAGACGAAGACCTTATTCTTCAGCTTTGTGCTACTTCTGAAATCGTAGCTATAGATTCTCCACTATCGTACAGTAAAGGATTTAGAGATGTTGACAAACAGATGATTAAGCGAGGCTATCGTGTGTTACCACCGAGTTGGATGGAGAGCCTCGTGGCCAAGGCAATCAAATTATCAAATTTGTTAAGGGGGACAGTGATTGAGACTCATCCCACTTCATCTCTTAAGAATATAGGTTTAGATTGGAGGAGATATAACGTTAAGAAAGATGTAATAGACGCCGTGGTCGCTACTCTAGTTTCATTATTTTATGCGAAGGGTGAAGCGATGGAAATCAGAGGTTTGGACGGAGCTATATATCTACTCCCTAAGAAAAAGATCGAGATATTTAAATTGTCTAAAAATATTTTTACATTCCTAGAATAA
- a CDS encoding cation:proton antiporter: protein MIQGTNTILTLTLVIATFSGLVLRRLRISPVLAYLVSGLIGELLGLNYNNPEFQFISFLAVNLLSFEMGVSVNLVDLKKMFRRALFIVIIEFLFVYIVISIISLAIKLSLIQTFLLAIIGFNTSTSIAFKLGEGKLDENDFKLILSVASLEDTLAFVALGIITSGDVNIFNLLITSLSSLALGYIVSKVLINPTLQYAKSEESVILSSVASVFLFNLLSSILSLPSTLANFLLGIGTSYASTDPEKIIRYMKPLVDFTLIFFFFIAGSYLKISGFILYYILISVILVLTKLFAFSTAYWFSGVDFLRAYGTGLFMTSLSEFGIVISLTALQLGLPVATIYNISTVLVAVSSTIASVLTSRNQIVLKTISKMYLRLRLDRFDSLIKNLGHITFKSPEILTSFLKFSILSVTLTFSSIYLADLIATLSPYLALFSLSLIVLTPFLLILFILYYTRKTQNQEFRPIIQIFMWGIFLLIMINYTVLLARIIAASPLLDIIISILVSTLIAIFFYSKIYKLIEELDKLF from the coding sequence GTGATACAAGGCACTAATACAATCCTTACACTAACGCTAGTAATAGCAACTTTCTCCGGATTAGTTCTTAGAAGGCTTAGGATATCCCCCGTTCTCGCATACCTTGTGTCCGGTCTAATAGGAGAACTCTTAGGGTTGAATTATAATAATCCAGAATTCCAGTTTATCTCTTTTCTCGCTGTAAACTTATTGTCATTTGAAATGGGAGTTTCCGTTAACCTCGTAGATCTCAAGAAGATGTTCAGAAGAGCACTATTTATAGTGATTATAGAATTTCTATTTGTTTATATTGTAATTTCTATAATTAGTTTAGCGATCAAACTCTCTTTAATCCAGACTTTTTTACTTGCCATAATAGGCTTTAACACCAGTACATCAATTGCATTTAAGCTCGGGGAAGGTAAGTTAGATGAAAACGACTTCAAACTTATTCTCTCTGTTGCCTCACTTGAAGACACATTAGCTTTCGTCGCGTTAGGCATTATAACCTCAGGAGACGTGAATATTTTCAATCTACTCATTACCTCTCTTTCCTCATTAGCGCTTGGTTATATTGTATCAAAAGTTCTCATAAACCCTACATTACAGTATGCAAAGTCTGAAGAGTCTGTAATTTTATCTAGCGTAGCATCCGTCTTTTTATTCAACTTACTAAGTTCCATACTGAGCTTACCTTCAACGTTAGCTAACTTTTTACTGGGTATAGGTACTTCTTATGCGTCAACAGATCCTGAAAAGATAATAAGGTATATGAAACCTTTAGTTGACTTTACCCTAATTTTCTTCTTCTTTATTGCCGGAAGTTATCTCAAAATTTCTGGATTTATATTGTATTACATACTGATCTCTGTAATTCTCGTTTTAACAAAACTCTTTGCCTTTAGTACTGCCTATTGGTTTTCAGGAGTCGATTTCTTGAGGGCTTATGGAACTGGATTATTTATGACTTCATTAAGCGAATTCGGAATAGTTATATCTCTTACCGCATTACAGCTGGGACTTCCCGTTGCTACAATTTATAATATATCAACAGTACTCGTAGCTGTATCCTCCACAATAGCTAGCGTTTTAACTTCAAGAAACCAGATAGTCCTAAAGACAATAAGTAAAATGTATTTAAGGTTAAGGTTAGATAGATTTGATAGCTTAATTAAAAACTTAGGTCATATAACATTTAAATCACCAGAAATTCTTACGTCATTCTTGAAATTCTCAATCCTAAGTGTAACATTGACTTTTAGTTCAATATACTTAGCTGACTTAATAGCTACTCTTTCTCCTTACTTAGCCTTGTTTTCCTTGTCTTTAATAGTGCTGACTCCATTTTTACTAATACTCTTCATTCTTTACTACACTAGAAAAACTCAAAATCAAGAGTTTAGGCCAATAATACAAATATTCATGTGGGGAATCTTTCTGCTGATAATGATTAATTACACTGTATTACTAGCAAGGATAATAGCCGCCTCACCTTTACTTGATATAATTATCTCGATCTTAGTCAGCACACTTATAGCTATATTTTTCTATAGTAAAATATATAAATTAATAGAGGAATTAGATAAATTATTCTAG